One region of Cucurbita pepo subsp. pepo cultivar mu-cu-16 chromosome LG03, ASM280686v2, whole genome shotgun sequence genomic DNA includes:
- the LOC111790839 gene encoding uncharacterized protein LOC111790839 isoform X1, whose amino-acid sequence MSSGSMRRVSRQDIQLVQNLIERCLQLYMNQKEVVETLLNQAKIEPGFTELVWQKLEEENREFFREYYLRLMVKRQIVEFNRLLEQQVRMMQIQETGITPLPASNGSLVQQMHQNPTYTVSSLKQNNVQHPFGNSMPNNAFPNGAVSLHSRIHSTVDMSARASRIEAPASVLPTQSSNIGMNGRTIKTEVGYSGNSSYMFGGFDGNVVEARQTIGDVSVVPYSGMESSGQPINEALLEPDTSSFGFLGQIPRNFSLSDLTADFSQSSDILESYARSSFLATETENFMDHQGDNKKSLDTISEGLSCEDFGSDS is encoded by the exons ATGTCGAGTGGATCAATGAGAAGAGTCTCGCGCCAAGATATCCAACTG GTGCAAAATCTTATTGAACGATGCCTTCAGCTATATATGAACCAAAAGGAAGTTGTGGAAACACTACTGAACCAAGCAAAAATCGAGCCTGGTTTTACAGAACTTG TTTGGCAAAAACTTGAAGAAGAGAATCGTGAATTCTTCAGGGAGTATTATCTGAGGTTAATGGTGAAGCGTCAGATAGTTGAATTCAACAGGTTGCTCGAGCAACAAGTTCGAATGATGCAAATACAAGAAACTGGAATTACTCCCTTGCCTGCCTCCAATGGATCACTCGTCCAACAAA TGCACCAGAATCCAACATATACAgtatcttcattgaagcagaATAATGTGCAGCATCCTTTTGGCAACAGCATGCCCAACAATGCGTTTCCCAATGGTGCTGTGTCATTGCATTCAAGAATCCATTCAACAGTTGACATGTCTGCACGTGCGAGTAGGATCGAAGCACCAGCATCTGTACTTCCAACCCAAAGCTCAAATATAGGTATGAATGGTAGGACAATAAAAACAGAAGTTGGATATTCAGGCAATTCCTCTTACATGTTTGGGGGCTTTGATGGTAATGTGGTGGAAGCACGCCAAACAATAGGGGACGTATCGGTGGTACCTTACTCTGGCATGGAGTCCAGTGGTCAACCCATAAATGAAGCACTGCTGGAACCGGATACTTCCTCTTTCGGATTTCTTGGTCAGATTCCTCGGAATTTCAGCCTATCAGATCTAACTGCGGACTTTTCCCAGAGTTCAG ATATACTGGAGAGCTACGCTAGATCTTCTTTTCTCGCTACAGAAACCGAGAACTTCATGGATCATCAAG GAGATAATAAGAAGTCGTTGGATACCATATCAGAAGGCTTGAGTTGTGAGGACTTTGGAAGTGATTCATGA
- the LOC111790839 gene encoding uncharacterized protein LOC111790839 isoform X2, with product MPSAIYEPKGSCGNTTEPSKNRAWFYRTWEYYLRLMVKRQIVEFNRLLEQQVRMMQIQETGITPLPASNGSLVQQMHQNPTYTVSSLKQNNVQHPFGNSMPNNAFPNGAVSLHSRIHSTVDMSARASRIEAPASVLPTQSSNIGMNGRTIKTEVGYSGNSSYMFGGFDGNVVEARQTIGDVSVVPYSGMESSGQPINEALLEPDTSSFGFLGQIPRNFSLSDLTADFSQSSDILESYARSSFLATETENFMDHQGDNKKSLDTISEGLSCEDFGSDS from the exons ATGCCTTCAGCTATATATGAACCAAAAGGAAGTTGTGGAAACACTACTGAACCAAGCAAAAATCGAGCCTGGTTTTACAGAACTTG GGAGTATTATCTGAGGTTAATGGTGAAGCGTCAGATAGTTGAATTCAACAGGTTGCTCGAGCAACAAGTTCGAATGATGCAAATACAAGAAACTGGAATTACTCCCTTGCCTGCCTCCAATGGATCACTCGTCCAACAAA TGCACCAGAATCCAACATATACAgtatcttcattgaagcagaATAATGTGCAGCATCCTTTTGGCAACAGCATGCCCAACAATGCGTTTCCCAATGGTGCTGTGTCATTGCATTCAAGAATCCATTCAACAGTTGACATGTCTGCACGTGCGAGTAGGATCGAAGCACCAGCATCTGTACTTCCAACCCAAAGCTCAAATATAGGTATGAATGGTAGGACAATAAAAACAGAAGTTGGATATTCAGGCAATTCCTCTTACATGTTTGGGGGCTTTGATGGTAATGTGGTGGAAGCACGCCAAACAATAGGGGACGTATCGGTGGTACCTTACTCTGGCATGGAGTCCAGTGGTCAACCCATAAATGAAGCACTGCTGGAACCGGATACTTCCTCTTTCGGATTTCTTGGTCAGATTCCTCGGAATTTCAGCCTATCAGATCTAACTGCGGACTTTTCCCAGAGTTCAG ATATACTGGAGAGCTACGCTAGATCTTCTTTTCTCGCTACAGAAACCGAGAACTTCATGGATCATCAAG GAGATAATAAGAAGTCGTTGGATACCATATCAGAAGGCTTGAGTTGTGAGGACTTTGGAAGTGATTCATGA
- the LOC111791023 gene encoding two-component response regulator ORR9 isoform X1: MLIVVGHFFPPPPFLLKPTQTHQFPILSLSLSDSEFGAIMVMAADSQFHVLAVDDSLIDRKLIERLLKTSSYQVTTVDSGSKALEFLGLIEEHQHTNFKSPSSSSSSNIHHQEVEVNLIITDYCMPGMTGFDLLKKVKESTSLRNIPVVIMSSENLPSRISRCLEEGAEEFFLKPVRLCDVNKLKPHIMKTKLKDQNQEEEEETTVAKFESVEKQQQQQQQIQMNSNKRKAGMDEEGVGEDRRRRIRYNSNGVATVN; this comes from the exons ATGTTAATCGTGGTGGGTCATTTTTTTCCCCCTCCTCCCTTCCTCTTAAAACCAACGCAAACCCACCAATTtcccattctctctctctctctctctgattcTGAATTTGGGGCAATCATGGTTATGGCTGCCGATTCTCAGTTCCATGTGCTTGCCGTCGATGATAGCCTCATAGATAGGAAGCTCATCGAGAGGCTTCTCAAAACCTCCTCGTATCAAG TTACTACGGTTGATTCAGGGAGCAAGGCCTTGGAATTTCTGGGTTTGATTGAAGAACATCAACATACAAACTTCAaatctccttcttcttcttcctcctccaacATTCATCATCAG GAAGTGGAAGTGAATCTTATCATTACTGATTACTGCATGCCTGGGATGACTGGCTTCGATTTGCTCAAGAAAGTTAAG GAATCGACGTCTCTTAGAAACATACCAGTGGTGATAATGTCATCCGAAAACTTACCTTCGAGAATCAGCAG ATGTTTAGAAGAAGGCGCGGAAGAATTCTTCCTGAAGCCAGTTCGATTGTGCGATGTGAATAAACTGAAACCACACATAATGAAGACGAAATTAAaggatcaaaatcaagaagaagaagaagaaacaacaGTGGCCAAATTCGAATCGGttgaaaaacaacaacaacaacaacaacagatTCAAATGAACAGTAACAAGAGAAAGGCGGGGATGGATGAAGAAGGTGTAGGAGAggacagaagaagaagaataaggtACAATAGCAATGGCGTCGCGACTGTGAATTGA
- the LOC111791023 gene encoding two-component response regulator ORR9 isoform X2, giving the protein MLIVVGHFFPPPPFLLKPTQTHQFPILSLSLSDSEFGAIMVMAADSQFHVLAVDDSLIDRKLIERLLKTSSYQVTTVDSGSKALEFLGLIEEHQHTNFKSPSSSSSSNIHHQEVEVNLIITDYCMPGMTGFDLLKKVKESTSLRNIPVVIMSSENLPSRISSRCLEEGAEEFFLKPVRLCDVNKLKPHIMKTKLKDQNQEEEEETTVAKFESVEKQQQQQQQIQMNSNKRKAGMDEEGVGEDRRRRIRYNSNGVATVN; this is encoded by the exons ATGTTAATCGTGGTGGGTCATTTTTTTCCCCCTCCTCCCTTCCTCTTAAAACCAACGCAAACCCACCAATTtcccattctctctctctctctctctgattcTGAATTTGGGGCAATCATGGTTATGGCTGCCGATTCTCAGTTCCATGTGCTTGCCGTCGATGATAGCCTCATAGATAGGAAGCTCATCGAGAGGCTTCTCAAAACCTCCTCGTATCAAG TTACTACGGTTGATTCAGGGAGCAAGGCCTTGGAATTTCTGGGTTTGATTGAAGAACATCAACATACAAACTTCAaatctccttcttcttcttcctcctccaacATTCATCATCAG GAAGTGGAAGTGAATCTTATCATTACTGATTACTGCATGCCTGGGATGACTGGCTTCGATTTGCTCAAGAAAGTTAAG GAATCGACGTCTCTTAGAAACATACCAGTGGTGATAATGTCATCCGAAAACTTACCTTCGAGAATCAGCAG TAGATGTTTAGAAGAAGGCGCGGAAGAATTCTTCCTGAAGCCAGTTCGATTGTGCGATGTGAATAAACTGAAACCACACATAATGAAGACGAAATTAAaggatcaaaatcaagaagaagaagaagaaacaacaGTGGCCAAATTCGAATCGGttgaaaaacaacaacaacaacaacaacagatTCAAATGAACAGTAACAAGAGAAAGGCGGGGATGGATGAAGAAGGTGTAGGAGAggacagaagaagaagaataaggtACAATAGCAATGGCGTCGCGACTGTGAATTGA